A region from the Buteo buteo chromosome 19, bButBut1.hap1.1, whole genome shotgun sequence genome encodes:
- the FGF23 gene encoding fibroblast growth factor 23, producing the protein MPPSSPYSCLGYLLLVLCSLKATLAFPNSSPLLNPSWGNGDRLTHLYTDTERNSFHLQINADGYVDGVPHQTIYSALMIKSEGAGSVIITGVKSGRYLCMDMRGNIFGSHYFSQEDCVFNHRTLENGYDVYQSPKHNFLVSLGRVKQAFFPGMNLPPYSQFLSRRNEIPLFRFNTPEPHRNTRSADMDPMDPHQILVPQRKISAFGSQLQQQADFSHMPREPMRINQNDVVNPDDPHAMMDARRYASPRFYITG; encoded by the exons ATGCCACCGAGCAGTCCCTACAGCTGCCTGGGGTACCTGCTGCTGGTACTCTGTAGCCTGAAGGCTACCCTCGCCTTTCCCAACTCCTCTCCGCTGCTGAATCCCAGCTGGGGGAATGGAGATCGCCTGACACACCTCTACACAGATACGGAGAGGAACAGCTTCCATCTCCAAATCAACGCTGATGGCTACGTCGATGGTGTTCCTCACCAAACCATTTACA GTGCCCTAATGATCAAGTCCGAGGGTGCTGGCTCAGTAATAATCACAGGTGTGAAGAGTGGACGCTACCTATGTATGGACATGAGAGGAAACATTTTTGGTTCG catTACTTCAGTCAAGAGGACTGTGTGTTCAACCACAGGACGCTGGAAAATGGCTATGATGTGTACCAATCTCCCAAACACAACTTCCTGGTTAGCTTAGGCAGAGTTAAACAAGCTTTCTTCCCTGGTATGAATCTACCACCATACTCCCAGTTTTTGTCCAGGAGAAATGAAATCCCTTTGTTTCGATTCAACACACCTGAGCCCCACAGAAATACTAGAAGTGCAGATATGGATCCAATGGATCCTCACCAGATCCTGGTCCCACAGAGAAAGATCTCCGCATTCGGATCTCAGTTGCAGCAGCAAGCAGACTTTTCCCACATGCCCAGAGAACCCATGAGAATCAACCAGAACGACGTGGTCAACCCAGATGACCCACACGCTATGATGGATGCCAGGAGGTACGCAAGTCCTCGCTTTTATATTACAGGATAA